In Desulfofustis limnaeus, the genomic stretch GGCCGGGCGATGAAGGGCGGAATCGGGGCTGCCGCCGTGGAGGTTGGCCCGTTGCGGGTCGGGGCGTTGGTCGCCGTCAATTGCCTGGGTGACGTGGTGGATCCGGACTCGGGCCGAATTCTGGCCGGATTGCGCAGCGAGGATGGCCGCAGAGTGTGCGGTACTGAAAACGTACTGCTCGACAACGTTGGCAACCCGACCAACCTGTTCAATGGCAACACGACCATCGGTGTGACTGTCACCAATGGCCTATTCACCAAGGCAGAGATGACAAAAATGGCCTCCATGGCGCACAATGGATTGGCCCGAACCTTGCGCCCGGCCCATTCGATGTTCGACGGTGACACTATCTTCGCCCTGTCCACCGGCACGGTCCGCGCCGATCTCAGTACGGTCGGAATGCTTGCTGCCCGGATGGTCGAGCGGGCGGTGGTTGCGGCCGTTCGCCGGGCCGGGTCTCTGGGTGGCCTCCCCGGCCATGGCGAACGGCGCTTGGGGCAATATTCAACATTATAGCGGTTCACTTCCTACCAGTATTGCATGGCATCCCGGAACAGGGCAGCTAGCTCTTCCGGCCCCGCCGGGCGCGGTGATAACTTGGTGACCCGATGCTGCGGCAGGGTCCCCTCCACCAGCCTCGGGATGTCTGTTTCGCTGAAGCCGACGGCTTTTAGACCGTTGGGGATATGGAAGCGTTTGAAGTAGCCGATCATGGTGTCGGCTAGTAATTCTCCCGCATCGGCCTCTTTGGCTCCGGAAATATCGGCTCCCAGCGCTGCCGCCGCCTCCAGGTGCCGTCGTGGAGCGGCCGGCCCGGTAAAGCGGAACACTGCGGGTGCGTTAAGGGCGACAGAGATGCCGTGCGGGATGAGCGGATGATCGGATTGATAATCGGGGGCGATATAATCCCTAACCATCCCGGAAACCGGGTAGGACATGCCGTGCGGCAGTGAAACCCCGGCATTGCCGAAACCGACGCCGGCGAAGGCGGCGGCCAGGGCCATCATGCCGCGGGCGTGCAGGTCGTGCGGTTGTTCCACGGCGGTGGCGAAATGGGCGGCCATGATTTCCATG encodes the following:
- a CDS encoding P1 family peptidase produces the protein MQEIDFCRVGGIRVGHAQDQEAATGCTVVLCESGATAGVDVRGGAPGTRETDLLRPENLVQQIHAVLLTGGSAFGLDAAAGVMAYLEERQIGFAVQVTHVPIVCGAALFDLSFGDHRIRPDREMGYRACMNAGDRSIAIGSIGAGTGATVGKICGMGRAMKGGIGAAAVEVGPLRVGALVAVNCLGDVVDPDSGRILAGLRSEDGRRVCGTENVLLDNVGNPTNLFNGNTTIGVTVTNGLFTKAEMTKMASMAHNGLARTLRPAHSMFDGDTIFALSTGTVRADLSTVGMLAARMVERAVVAAVRRAGSLGGLPGHGERRLGQYSTL